A single window of Gopherus flavomarginatus isolate rGopFla2 chromosome 15, rGopFla2.mat.asm, whole genome shotgun sequence DNA harbors:
- the VPS29 gene encoding vacuolar protein sorting-associated protein 29 isoform X2, with protein sequence MLVLVLGDLHIPHRCNNLPAKFKKLLVPGKIQHILCTGNLCTKESYDYLKTLAGDVHIVRGDFDENLNYPEQKVVTVGQFKIGLIHGHQVIPWGDMASLALLQRQFDVDILISGHTHKFEAFEHENKFYVNPGSATGAYSALENNIIPSFVLMDIQASTVVTYVYQLIGDDVKVERMEYKKP encoded by the exons CTGGTATTAGTATTAGGAGACCTTCACATCCCACATCGATGCAACAACCTCCCAGCTAAGTTCAAAAAACTGCTGGTCCCAGGAAAGATCCAGCACATCCTCTGCACCGGAAACCTCTGCACCAAGGAGAGCTATGACTACCTCAAGACTTTGGCTGGGGATGTTCACATTGTAAGAGGAGACTTTGATGAG aacCTGAATTATCCAGAACAGAAAGTTGTAACCGTTGGGCAGTTCAAAATTGGGCTGATCCATGGCCATCAAGTTATACCATGGGGAGATATGGCCAGCCTGGCACTGCTACAAAGGCAGTTTGATGTGGACATTTTAATTTCAGGGCATACACACAAATTTGAGGCATTTGAGCATGAAAACAAGTTCTACGTCAACCCCGGATCAGCCACAGGAGCTTATAGTGCCTTGGAGAA CAACATCATTCCTTCATTTGTGCTGATGGATATCCAAGCTTCCACAGTAGTTACCTATGTATATCAACTAATTGGAGATGATGTGAAAGTAGAAAGAATGGAGTACAAAAAACCCTAA
- the VPS29 gene encoding vacuolar protein sorting-associated protein 29 isoform X1, with the protein MAGHRLVLVLGDLHIPHRCNNLPAKFKKLLVPGKIQHILCTGNLCTKESYDYLKTLAGDVHIVRGDFDENLNYPEQKVVTVGQFKIGLIHGHQVIPWGDMASLALLQRQFDVDILISGHTHKFEAFEHENKFYVNPGSATGAYSALENNIIPSFVLMDIQASTVVTYVYQLIGDDVKVERMEYKKP; encoded by the exons CTGGTATTAGTATTAGGAGACCTTCACATCCCACATCGATGCAACAACCTCCCAGCTAAGTTCAAAAAACTGCTGGTCCCAGGAAAGATCCAGCACATCCTCTGCACCGGAAACCTCTGCACCAAGGAGAGCTATGACTACCTCAAGACTTTGGCTGGGGATGTTCACATTGTAAGAGGAGACTTTGATGAG aacCTGAATTATCCAGAACAGAAAGTTGTAACCGTTGGGCAGTTCAAAATTGGGCTGATCCATGGCCATCAAGTTATACCATGGGGAGATATGGCCAGCCTGGCACTGCTACAAAGGCAGTTTGATGTGGACATTTTAATTTCAGGGCATACACACAAATTTGAGGCATTTGAGCATGAAAACAAGTTCTACGTCAACCCCGGATCAGCCACAGGAGCTTATAGTGCCTTGGAGAA CAACATCATTCCTTCATTTGTGCTGATGGATATCCAAGCTTCCACAGTAGTTACCTATGTATATCAACTAATTGGAGATGATGTGAAAGTAGAAAGAATGGAGTACAAAAAACCCTAA